A portion of the Streptomyces erythrochromogenes genome contains these proteins:
- a CDS encoding cupin domain-containing protein, translated as MTTQKIDIAGKLAGFTEQWAPRRIARVNDYEVKVAKVRGEFVWHTHEDTDELFLVVAGTLTIRLRDGDVVLGPGEMYVVPRGTEHCPAADQEAHILLFEPSGTTNTGTAGGTRTREPVDA; from the coding sequence ATGACGACACAGAAGATCGACATCGCCGGGAAGCTGGCCGGTTTCACCGAGCAGTGGGCGCCGCGCCGCATCGCCCGCGTCAACGACTACGAGGTCAAAGTCGCCAAGGTCCGGGGCGAGTTCGTGTGGCACACCCACGAGGACACCGACGAGCTCTTCCTCGTCGTCGCCGGCACCCTGACGATCCGCCTGCGGGACGGGGACGTGGTCCTGGGCCCCGGCGAGATGTACGTCGTCCCGCGCGGGACGGAACACTGCCCGGCGGCGGACCAGGAGGCCCACATCCTGCTCTTCGAACCGTCCGGCACCACCAACACCGGCACCGCGGGCGGCACCCGCACCCGAGAACCGGTGGACGCGTAG
- a CDS encoding ABC transporter ATP-binding protein, which translates to MSGPGGRMMMGPAQRSLDFKGSGKRLLGQIAQDRAKLWGMVLAVVGSVACAVVGPKILGEATDLVFAGIVGREMPAGVTKQQALDGMRARGDDGMADMLSGTDFTPGQGIDFGAVGVVAIWALVVFTLAGLLMLVATRLSNHVMNGTLYRMREELQAKLSRLPLSYFDQQKRGEVLSRATNDIDNIGQTLQQTMGQLLNSLLTIVGVLAMMFWISPLLALVAVGTVPVSVYVAAKIGKKSQPHFVEQWKTTGTLNAHIEEMYSGHNLVKVFGRQKESAAVFAEQNEALYRASFKAQLVSGIMQPVMFFISNINYVLIAVVGGLRVASGTLSIGDVQAFIQYSRQFSMPLTQVASMANLVQSGVASAERVYELLDAPEQERDADVPERPQELRGQVTFDKVAFRYEPDRPLIENLSLSVDPGHTVAIVGPTGAGKTTLVNLLMRFYEVTGGEIALDGVDIAKMTREELRGGIGMVLQDTWLFGGTIAENIAYGASREVTRAEIEEAARAAHADRFVRTLPDGYDTVLDDEGAGVSAGEKQLITIARAFLSDPVILVLDEATSSVDTRTEVLIQKAMARLAHGRTSFVIAHRLSTIRDADLILVMESGSIVEQGTHEELLASGGAYARLYAAQFAQAVAEVD; encoded by the coding sequence ATGAGCGGGCCCGGAGGACGGATGATGATGGGGCCGGCCCAGCGGTCCCTGGATTTCAAGGGATCGGGCAAACGGCTGCTGGGCCAGATCGCACAGGACCGGGCCAAGCTGTGGGGCATGGTCCTGGCCGTCGTCGGCAGTGTCGCCTGCGCGGTCGTCGGGCCGAAGATCCTCGGCGAGGCGACCGACCTGGTCTTCGCGGGCATCGTCGGCCGGGAGATGCCGGCCGGTGTGACGAAGCAGCAGGCGCTGGACGGGATGCGCGCGCGGGGCGACGACGGCATGGCGGACATGCTGTCCGGTACCGACTTCACCCCGGGCCAGGGCATCGACTTCGGCGCGGTCGGGGTCGTGGCGATCTGGGCGCTGGTGGTCTTCACCCTGGCGGGCCTGCTGATGCTGGTCGCCACCCGGCTGTCGAACCACGTCATGAACGGCACCCTCTACCGGATGCGCGAGGAGCTCCAGGCGAAGCTGTCGCGGCTGCCGCTGTCGTACTTCGACCAGCAGAAGCGCGGCGAGGTGCTGAGCCGGGCCACCAACGACATAGACAACATCGGCCAGACGCTGCAGCAGACGATGGGTCAGCTGCTGAACTCGCTGCTGACCATCGTCGGCGTGCTCGCCATGATGTTCTGGATCTCGCCGCTGCTGGCGCTGGTCGCGGTGGGGACCGTACCGGTCTCGGTCTACGTCGCCGCGAAGATCGGCAAGAAGTCGCAGCCGCACTTCGTGGAGCAGTGGAAGACGACCGGCACGCTCAACGCCCACATCGAGGAGATGTACTCGGGGCACAACCTGGTCAAGGTCTTCGGCCGGCAGAAGGAGTCCGCGGCGGTCTTCGCCGAGCAGAACGAGGCGCTGTACCGGGCCTCGTTCAAGGCGCAGCTGGTCAGCGGCATCATGCAGCCGGTGATGTTCTTCATCTCGAACATCAACTACGTGCTGATCGCGGTGGTCGGCGGGCTGCGGGTCGCCTCCGGCACCCTGTCGATCGGTGACGTGCAGGCCTTCATCCAGTACTCGCGGCAGTTCTCGATGCCGCTGACGCAGGTCGCGTCGATGGCGAACCTCGTGCAGTCCGGTGTCGCCTCGGCGGAGCGGGTCTACGAGCTGCTGGACGCCCCGGAGCAGGAGCGCGACGCCGACGTGCCGGAGCGTCCGCAGGAACTGCGCGGCCAGGTCACCTTCGACAAGGTGGCCTTCCGCTACGAGCCGGACCGCCCGCTGATCGAGAACCTCTCGCTCTCGGTGGACCCGGGCCACACGGTCGCGATCGTCGGCCCGACGGGCGCCGGCAAGACGACCCTGGTGAACCTGCTGATGCGGTTCTACGAGGTCACGGGCGGGGAGATCGCCCTGGACGGGGTGGACATCGCCAAGATGACCCGCGAGGAGCTGCGCGGCGGCATCGGCATGGTGCTCCAGGACACCTGGTTGTTCGGCGGCACCATCGCGGAGAACATCGCGTACGGCGCTTCGCGCGAGGTCACGCGCGCCGAGATCGAGGAGGCTGCGCGGGCGGCGCACGCGGACCGGTTCGTCCGGACGCTGCCGGACGGCTACGACACCGTGCTGGACGACGAGGGCGCGGGCGTCAGCGCGGGCGAGAAGCAGCTGATCACCATCGCCCGGGCGTTCCTGTCGGACCCGGTGATCCTGGTCCTCGACGAGGCGACGAGCTCGGTGGACACCCGCACGGAGGTGCTGATCCAGAAGGCGATGGCGCGGCTCGCGCACGGCCGTACGTCCTTCGTGATCGCGCACCGGCTCTCCACGATCCGCGACGCCGACCTGATCCTGGTGATGGAGAGCGGCTCGATCGTGGAACAGGGCACGCACGAGGAGCTGCTGGCGTCGGGCGGCGCCTACGCCCGCCTGTACGCGGCGCAGTTCGCCCAGGCGGTCGCCGAGGTCGACTGA
- a CDS encoding ABC transporter ATP-binding protein, whose product MLIRLLRTHLGPYRKPIAALVLLQLLQTSASLYLPTLNADIIDNGVVNGDTGYILRFGALMLGVSLVQLVCNVGAVYYGARTAAAVGRDVRAAVFDRVQSFSARELGQFGAPSLITRTTNDVQQVQMLVLMTFTLMVSAPIMCVGGIAMALSLDVKLSGVLLAVVPVLGIAVGAIVFRTRPLFRQMQERLDTVNRVLREQITGNRVIRAFVRDDYEKDRFREANADLTGVSLAAGKLLALMFPTVIVVVNISSVAVIWFGAMRVDSGGMEIGQLTAFLAYLMQIVMSVMMATFMFMMVPRAEVCAERIQEVLDTESSVVPPADPVRELTRSGLLELRGADFHYPGAEAPVLRGVDLVARPGETTAVIGSTGSGKSTLLGLVPRLFDATGGEVLVDGEDVRGLDPELLARTVGMVPQKPYLFSGTVASNLRYGRPDASDEELWQALEVAQAKEFVSALEGGLEAPVTQGGTNVSGGQRQRLAIARTLVQRPEIYLFDDSFSALDYATDAALRAALARETEDATVVIVAQRVATIRDADRIIVLDEGQVVGEGRHHELMAGNETYREIVLSQLTEAEAA is encoded by the coding sequence GTGCTCATACGACTTCTGCGGACCCACCTGGGCCCGTACCGGAAACCCATCGCGGCGCTGGTCCTGCTGCAACTGCTGCAGACCAGTGCCAGCCTCTACCTGCCCACACTCAACGCCGACATCATCGACAACGGTGTCGTCAACGGCGACACCGGATACATCCTGCGCTTCGGCGCGCTGATGCTCGGCGTCTCGCTCGTCCAGCTCGTCTGCAACGTCGGGGCCGTCTACTACGGCGCCCGCACGGCCGCGGCCGTCGGTCGCGACGTCCGCGCCGCCGTCTTCGACCGGGTGCAGAGCTTCTCCGCGCGGGAGCTCGGCCAGTTCGGCGCCCCGTCCCTGATCACCCGTACGACGAACGACGTCCAGCAGGTCCAGATGCTGGTGCTCATGACCTTCACCCTGATGGTCTCGGCGCCGATCATGTGCGTCGGCGGCATCGCCATGGCGCTCTCCCTGGACGTGAAGCTGTCGGGCGTCCTGCTGGCCGTGGTACCCGTGCTCGGGATCGCGGTCGGCGCCATCGTCTTCAGGACGCGGCCGCTGTTCCGCCAGATGCAGGAGCGCCTGGACACGGTGAACCGGGTGCTGCGCGAGCAGATCACCGGCAACCGGGTGATCCGCGCCTTCGTCCGCGACGACTACGAGAAGGACCGCTTCCGCGAGGCCAACGCCGACCTCACCGGGGTCTCGCTGGCCGCGGGCAAGCTGCTGGCCCTCATGTTCCCGACCGTGATCGTGGTCGTGAACATCTCCAGCGTCGCCGTCATCTGGTTCGGTGCGATGCGCGTCGACAGCGGCGGCATGGAGATCGGCCAGCTGACGGCCTTCCTCGCCTACCTGATGCAGATCGTCATGTCCGTGATGATGGCCACCTTCATGTTCATGATGGTGCCCCGCGCCGAGGTCTGCGCCGAACGCATCCAGGAGGTGCTGGACACCGAGTCCAGCGTCGTCCCGCCCGCCGACCCGGTGCGCGAACTCACCCGCAGCGGACTCCTGGAGCTGCGCGGCGCCGACTTCCACTACCCGGGCGCCGAGGCCCCGGTCCTGCGCGGCGTGGACCTGGTGGCCCGACCCGGCGAGACCACGGCGGTGATCGGCTCCACCGGAAGCGGCAAGTCCACGCTGCTGGGCCTGGTCCCGCGGTTGTTCGACGCGACCGGCGGCGAGGTGCTGGTCGACGGGGAGGACGTGCGCGGACTCGACCCCGAACTGCTGGCGAGGACGGTCGGCATGGTGCCGCAGAAGCCCTACCTGTTCTCCGGCACCGTCGCCTCCAACCTGCGCTACGGGCGCCCGGACGCCAGCGACGAAGAGCTGTGGCAGGCCCTGGAAGTGGCCCAGGCCAAGGAGTTCGTCTCGGCGCTGGAGGGCGGCCTGGAGGCTCCCGTCACCCAGGGCGGCACCAACGTCTCCGGTGGCCAGCGCCAGCGTCTGGCCATCGCCCGCACGCTCGTGCAGCGCCCGGAGATCTACCTCTTCGACGACTCCTTCTCGGCCCTGGACTACGCGACGGACGCGGCGCTGCGCGCGGCGCTCGCCCGCGAGACCGAGGACGCGACCGTGGTCATCGTCGCCCAGCGGGTCGCCACGATCCGCGACGCCGACCGGATCATCGTCCTGGACGAGGGGCAGGTCGTGGGCGAGGGACGCCACCACGAGCTGATGGCCGGCAACGAGACCTACCGGGAGATCGTGCTCTCCCAGCTGACGGAGGCGGAGGCCGCATGA
- a CDS encoding FGGY family carbohydrate kinase has product MGIVAGLDSSSAFTRIVVCDTETGAVLRQGYAPHPQPVGEPDGANPHETDPQAWLLSLGEAAGGGILEGVQAIGVSAQQHGLLPLDPQGALVRPALVGNDKRGQVAAADLTEALGGRHAWAEAVGSVPHSAQPVAKLAWLARAEPEAARRVAVLMSPHDWLVWQLLGRPARRTTDRGGASGTGYWSAAAGAWRPDLVELALGHRALLPEVLGPADAAGTTPEGLLISAGTGETMAAALGLGLGRGDAVVSLGASGSVMAVHHEALSEPGGLITSLADATGMHLPVVNTSNAVRALRGTAELLGTDLEGLSDLALKSTPGAHGLVLLPYLEGERTPNLPHSAGTLTGLRRDSMKPEHLARAAFEGMLCGLVDALDVLRSRGVEIRRVFLLGAAAELPAVQAAAPGLFGTQIVVPAPADYAALGAARQAAWALGVAQGTLAPHTPPVWPAPAAQVFEPGEDFPAWQGVRQQYIATREQIHPGAF; this is encoded by the coding sequence ATGGGGATAGTCGCCGGGCTGGACAGCTCTTCCGCCTTCACACGCATCGTCGTCTGTGACACCGAGACCGGCGCCGTGCTGCGCCAGGGGTACGCACCCCATCCGCAGCCCGTGGGCGAACCCGACGGCGCCAACCCCCACGAGACCGATCCACAGGCCTGGCTGCTCTCGCTCGGCGAGGCCGCCGGCGGCGGGATCCTGGAGGGCGTCCAGGCCATCGGCGTCTCCGCGCAGCAGCACGGCCTGCTGCCGCTGGACCCGCAGGGCGCGCTGGTGCGCCCGGCCCTCGTCGGCAACGACAAGCGCGGCCAGGTCGCGGCCGCCGACCTCACGGAGGCCCTCGGCGGGCGGCACGCCTGGGCCGAGGCGGTGGGCTCGGTCCCGCACTCCGCCCAGCCCGTCGCGAAGCTGGCCTGGCTGGCCCGCGCCGAGCCCGAGGCGGCCCGGCGGGTGGCCGTGCTGATGTCCCCGCACGACTGGCTGGTCTGGCAGCTGCTGGGCCGCCCGGCCCGCCGCACCACCGACCGCGGCGGCGCCTCCGGAACCGGCTACTGGTCGGCGGCCGCCGGAGCCTGGCGGCCCGACCTGGTCGAGCTGGCGCTCGGGCACCGGGCGCTGCTGCCCGAGGTGCTCGGCCCGGCCGACGCGGCCGGGACCACGCCCGAGGGGCTGCTGATATCCGCCGGTACCGGCGAGACGATGGCCGCGGCCCTCGGCCTGGGGCTGGGCCGCGGCGACGCGGTGGTCTCGCTGGGCGCCTCCGGTTCGGTGATGGCGGTGCACCACGAGGCGCTGTCGGAGCCGGGCGGGCTGATCACCTCCCTGGCCGACGCCACCGGCATGCACCTGCCCGTGGTGAACACCTCGAACGCCGTACGGGCCCTGCGCGGCACCGCCGAGCTGCTCGGCACCGACCTGGAGGGGCTGTCCGACCTCGCGCTGAAGTCGACGCCGGGCGCGCACGGCCTCGTGCTCCTGCCGTACCTGGAGGGTGAGCGGACGCCGAACCTGCCGCACTCCGCCGGCACCCTCACCGGGCTGCGCCGGGACTCCATGAAGCCGGAGCACCTGGCCCGGGCGGCCTTCGAGGGCATGCTGTGCGGCCTCGTGGACGCCCTGGACGTGCTGCGCTCGCGCGGGGTCGAGATCCGCCGGGTGTTCCTGCTGGGCGCGGCCGCGGAGCTGCCCGCCGTGCAGGCTGCGGCCCCCGGACTGTTCGGGACGCAGATCGTCGTGCCGGCGCCGGCGGACTATGCGGCGCTGGGCGCGGCCCGCCAGGCGGCCTGGGCCCTCGGTGTGGCGCAGGGCACGCTGGCCCCGCACACCCCGCCGGTCTGGCCGGCCCCCGCGGCGCAGGTCTTCGAGCCGGGAGAGGACTTCCCGGCGTGGCAGGGCGTGCGCCAGCAGTACATCGCGACGCGGGAGCAGATCCACCCCGGGGCGTTCTGA
- a CDS encoding MFS transporter: MTRATAPTAPRRRIFADLTPLRTSADYQRLWIGGTISWVGQAMTTLAISLQVYDITRSSFSVGLVGLFSLVPLVVFGLYGGAIADTVDRRKLGLYSSLGAAVLSVALAAAALLGFHRVWFLYGIVALQAVCGALTGPARSAMIPRLLPAEQLPAANALNSVTMTFGTMVGPALGGLVVAVGGYEWAYLIDAVTFCAALYAMWRLPSMKPDRAEGVRGRASVVDGLRFLGTRPNIRMTFFTDMAAMVLAQPKALFPAIAVLWYGDDAKTVGLMVAAIAAGALLGGLFSGWQARVRRHGLAILLAVAAWGLAIAVFGLTRNLWLGLFFLALAGYADTVSMVFRTTMLQAATPDDMRGRLQGVFIVVVAGGPRLGDFLAGTAADLTSPAVAVTGGGLACVLLVGLLALRWRNFAHYDARSPQA; encoded by the coding sequence GTGACTCGTGCGACCGCTCCGACCGCTCCGAGGCGGCGCATATTCGCCGACCTCACCCCCCTGCGCACCTCCGCCGACTACCAGCGGCTGTGGATCGGCGGGACCATCTCCTGGGTCGGCCAGGCCATGACCACCCTGGCGATCTCGCTCCAGGTCTACGACATCACCCGCTCCAGCTTCTCGGTCGGGCTGGTCGGCCTCTTCTCGCTCGTCCCGCTCGTCGTCTTCGGCCTGTACGGCGGCGCCATCGCCGACACCGTCGACCGGCGCAAGCTCGGCCTGTACAGCTCCCTCGGCGCCGCCGTGCTGTCCGTCGCGCTCGCCGCGGCCGCGCTGCTCGGCTTCCACCGGGTCTGGTTCCTGTACGGCATCGTCGCGCTCCAGGCGGTCTGCGGGGCGCTCACCGGGCCGGCGCGGTCCGCCATGATCCCGAGGCTCCTGCCGGCCGAGCAACTGCCCGCCGCCAACGCCCTGAACTCCGTGACCATGACCTTCGGGACGATGGTCGGCCCCGCGCTGGGCGGACTGGTCGTCGCCGTCGGGGGGTACGAGTGGGCGTACCTGATCGACGCCGTGACCTTCTGCGCCGCGCTCTACGCGATGTGGCGGCTGCCGTCCATGAAGCCGGACCGGGCCGAGGGAGTGCGGGGGAGGGCCTCGGTCGTCGACGGGCTGCGCTTCCTCGGCACCCGGCCCAACATCCGGATGACCTTCTTCACCGACATGGCCGCCATGGTGCTGGCGCAGCCGAAGGCGCTGTTCCCCGCCATCGCCGTGCTCTGGTACGGCGACGACGCGAAGACGGTCGGCCTGATGGTGGCCGCGATCGCCGCCGGGGCGCTCTTGGGCGGGCTGTTCTCCGGCTGGCAGGCCCGCGTCCGGCGGCACGGGCTGGCGATCCTGCTGGCGGTCGCGGCATGGGGGCTGGCCATCGCGGTGTTCGGGCTCACGCGGAACCTCTGGCTCGGGCTGTTCTTCCTGGCCCTCGCCGGGTACGCGGACACCGTCTCGATGGTGTTCCGCACCACCATGCTCCAGGCCGCCACGCCGGACGACATGCGCGGGCGCCTCCAGGGCGTCTTCATCGTGGTCGTCGCGGGCGGGCCCCGGCTCGGGGACTTCCTCGCCGGGACCGCCGCCGACCTGACCTCGCCCGCCGTCGCCGTCACCGGCGGCGGCCTGGCCTGCGTGCTGCTGGTGGGCCTGCTCGCCCTGCGCTGGCGGAACTTCGCCCACTACGACGCCCGCTCGCCCCAGGCCTAG
- a CDS encoding nucleotidyl transferase AbiEii/AbiGii toxin family protein: MSVTNARNAVGSLRRAREHELPRTSTAGMGAVAEAAEAAERVTAETADAFERFEGDRLDGLDGLDGLRRRRPFRSPAGGPDAGAVGEDLRGGRPMSSWREFGISSTHLPSEPLDEETRAARHLPRTLRPVVGDDVRQRAVFDPSLRHNFQGYRAGDPVFDDPERTAAWVRARRAAMDAVLLAVSESEWAGSLVLRGSVLLADRFGEEAREPGDLDFVVVPETWRMEDGRTGRMLDGIAAAADGRAGIKASGAVSEDIWTYDRVPGRRMVLPWSVPGLPDGQVQLDFVFNERLPVAPEPAELACGAVVLAATPALSLAWKVLWLISDRHPQGKDLYDAVLLAERHRLPNALLQEVFRQAGEAPQPNRDVELLDIVHIAPEGCVGAEWEHFEAEYPQLAAPGEEVFLARLVEALRPTFEDVF, translated from the coding sequence ATGAGCGTGACGAACGCGCGAAACGCGGTCGGCAGCCTCCGGCGGGCACGCGAGCACGAGCTGCCGCGCACCTCCACGGCCGGGATGGGTGCCGTGGCGGAGGCGGCGGAGGCGGCGGAGCGGGTCACCGCCGAGACCGCGGACGCGTTCGAGCGGTTCGAGGGGGACCGGCTGGACGGGCTGGACGGGCTGGACGGGCTACGCCGGCGTCGACCGTTCCGGTCGCCGGCAGGAGGACCGGATGCCGGCGCTGTGGGAGAAGACCTTCGGGGAGGGCGCCCGATGAGCTCGTGGCGGGAGTTCGGCATCAGCAGCACGCACCTGCCGAGCGAGCCCCTGGACGAGGAGACGCGGGCGGCCCGGCACCTGCCGCGGACGCTGCGTCCGGTCGTCGGGGACGACGTACGGCAGCGGGCGGTCTTCGACCCGTCGCTGCGGCACAACTTCCAGGGCTACCGGGCCGGCGACCCGGTCTTCGACGACCCGGAGCGGACCGCCGCCTGGGTGCGGGCGCGGCGGGCGGCGATGGACGCGGTCCTGCTGGCGGTCTCGGAGTCCGAGTGGGCGGGCTCGCTGGTGCTGCGGGGCAGCGTGCTGCTCGCCGACCGGTTCGGGGAGGAGGCCAGGGAGCCCGGCGACCTGGACTTCGTGGTCGTTCCCGAGACCTGGCGGATGGAGGACGGCCGGACCGGCCGGATGCTGGACGGCATCGCGGCGGCGGCCGACGGACGGGCCGGGATCAAGGCCTCGGGGGCGGTGTCGGAGGACATCTGGACCTACGACCGGGTGCCGGGGCGGCGCATGGTGCTGCCGTGGTCCGTGCCCGGTCTGCCGGACGGGCAGGTCCAGCTGGACTTCGTCTTCAACGAGCGTCTGCCGGTGGCACCGGAGCCGGCCGAACTCGCCTGCGGGGCGGTGGTCCTCGCGGCGACGCCGGCCCTGTCACTGGCCTGGAAGGTGCTGTGGCTCATCAGCGACCGGCACCCGCAGGGCAAGGACCTGTACGACGCGGTCCTGCTGGCAGAACGGCACCGGCTGCCGAACGCGCTGCTCCAGGAGGTGTTCCGGCAGGCGGGCGAGGCCCCGCAGCCGAACCGGGACGTGGAGCTGCTGGACATCGTGCACATCGCCCCCGAGGGCTGCGTGGGCGCCGAGTGGGAGCACTTCGAGGCGGAGTACCCGCAGCTGGCCGCCCCCGGGGAGGAGGTCTTCCTGGCCCGTCTGGTGGAGGCCCTGCGCCCGACCTTCGAGGACGTCTTCTAG
- a CDS encoding RNA polymerase sigma factor translates to MQTRTLTVNASESSEAKAVDEEPEVLELIEPVPVQRRRDSDGSGSGAGPSADLFRQYLREIGRIPLLTAAEEVDLARRVEAGLFAEEKLGTTPDLDSQLAVDLDRLVVMGRMAKRRLIESNLRLVVSVAKRYVGRGLTMLDLVQEGNLGLIRAVEKFDYARGYKFSTYATWWIRQAMSRALADQARTIRVPVHVVELINRVVRVQRRMLQERGYEPTAEEVAVHLELTPERVLEVLRLAQEPVSLHAPVGEEDDVALGDLIEDGDAASPVESAAFFLLREHLEAVLSTLGERERKVVQLRYGLADGRPRTLEEIGRIFGVTRERIRQIESKTLNKLRDHAFADQLRGYLD, encoded by the coding sequence GTGCAGACCCGGACCCTGACCGTGAACGCGAGCGAGTCCTCGGAGGCCAAAGCCGTGGACGAAGAGCCCGAGGTACTGGAGCTGATCGAGCCGGTTCCTGTACAGCGCAGGCGGGACAGCGACGGGAGCGGGAGCGGAGCGGGACCCTCCGCCGACCTGTTCCGGCAGTACCTGCGCGAGATAGGCAGGATCCCGCTGCTCACCGCCGCCGAGGAGGTGGACCTGGCGCGGCGCGTCGAAGCCGGGCTGTTCGCCGAGGAGAAGCTCGGCACCACCCCCGACCTCGACTCCCAGCTCGCCGTCGACCTCGACCGGCTGGTCGTCATGGGGCGCATGGCCAAACGCCGCCTCATCGAGTCGAACCTGCGGCTGGTCGTCTCCGTCGCGAAGCGGTACGTCGGCCGCGGGCTCACCATGCTCGACCTGGTCCAGGAGGGGAACCTCGGGCTGATCCGGGCCGTCGAGAAGTTCGACTACGCCCGCGGGTACAAGTTCTCCACCTACGCCACCTGGTGGATCCGGCAGGCGATGTCCCGGGCCCTCGCCGACCAGGCCCGGACCATCCGGGTGCCCGTCCACGTCGTCGAGCTGATCAACCGCGTCGTCCGCGTACAGCGCCGGATGCTCCAGGAACGCGGCTACGAGCCCACCGCCGAAGAGGTCGCCGTCCACCTGGAGCTGACCCCCGAGCGGGTCCTGGAAGTGCTGCGGCTCGCCCAGGAGCCGGTCTCCCTGCACGCCCCCGTCGGCGAGGAGGACGACGTCGCGCTCGGCGACCTCATCGAGGACGGGGACGCCGCCTCCCCCGTGGAGTCGGCCGCCTTCTTCCTGCTGCGCGAGCACCTGGAAGCGGTCCTGTCGACCCTCGGCGAACGCGAGCGCAAGGTCGTGCAGTTGCGCTACGGGCTCGCCGACGGACGGCCGCGCACCCTGGAGGAGATCGGCCGGATCTTCGGCGTGACGCGCGAGCGGATCCGCCAGATCGAGTCCAAGACCCTCAACAAGCTGCGCGACCACGCCTTCGCCGACCAGCTGCGCGGCTACCTCGACTGA
- a CDS encoding carboxylate-amine ligase — protein sequence MIEPGNSTTSTGTTQNTVRPTVPLTVGVEEEFLLVDARTLRVVPAAPQVLATAGGLPGEMHPEGTRYQVEISTPIADSAASLRAELAALRRTLGRAARAHGCRLLAAPSPVVAVEGPLHLTDDLPRQREQHRRFGALTDTLVSCGRHIHIGTLDVDTAVAVSNRIRPWLPTLIALAANSPFWGGRDTGHSSWRAMAWSGWPSAGLPPQFTSTAHFRRSVQTLLGSGAALDTKMVYWDLRPSGHWPTLEFRAPDMSPDVDSAVLQAELARALVATALREIAERRPEPALRDDVLRLARWRAAHDGLEGFGLDPYTGTELPAADLAEALLDLVAPELAAAGDLDHAAKTLAGLLRDGSGAHRQRAAYARRQDLTDVLRQLVDETEDF from the coding sequence GTGATCGAACCTGGCAACAGCACCACGAGCACCGGCACGACGCAGAACACGGTGCGCCCCACCGTGCCCCTCACGGTCGGCGTCGAGGAGGAGTTCCTGCTCGTCGACGCCCGCACTCTCCGGGTGGTCCCCGCCGCCCCGCAGGTCCTGGCGACGGCCGGCGGGCTGCCGGGCGAAATGCACCCCGAGGGCACCCGCTACCAGGTGGAGATATCCACCCCGATCGCCGACTCGGCGGCCTCGCTGCGCGCCGAGCTCGCCGCGCTGCGGCGCACCCTCGGCCGGGCGGCCCGCGCCCACGGCTGCCGGCTGCTGGCCGCGCCCTCGCCGGTCGTCGCGGTGGAGGGGCCGCTGCACCTGACGGACGACCTGCCGCGCCAGCGCGAGCAGCACCGCCGCTTCGGCGCGCTCACCGACACCCTGGTCAGCTGCGGCCGCCACATCCACATCGGCACGCTCGACGTGGACACGGCGGTGGCGGTGTCCAACCGGATCAGACCGTGGCTGCCCACACTGATCGCGCTGGCCGCCAACTCGCCGTTCTGGGGCGGCCGTGACACCGGTCACTCCAGCTGGCGGGCGATGGCCTGGTCCGGCTGGCCCTCGGCGGGCCTGCCTCCGCAGTTCACGTCCACGGCCCACTTCCGGCGCTCCGTGCAGACCCTGCTCGGCTCCGGAGCGGCCCTGGACACCAAGATGGTCTATTGGGACCTCCGGCCCTCCGGGCACTGGCCGACGCTGGAGTTCCGCGCGCCGGACATGTCCCCGGACGTCGACTCGGCGGTCCTCCAGGCGGAACTGGCCCGCGCACTGGTGGCGACGGCGCTGCGCGAGATCGCCGAGCGGCGTCCGGAGCCGGCCTTGCGGGACGACGTACTGCGCCTGGCGCGCTGGCGGGCGGCCCACGACGGCCTGGAGGGCTTCGGCCTCGACCCGTACACGGGCACGGAACTCCCGGCGGCCGACCTCGCGGAGGCCCTGCTGGACCTGGTCGCCCCGGAACTGGCCGCCGCCGGCGACCTGGACCACGCGGCCAAGACCCTGGCCGGGCTCCTGCGCGACGGCTCGGGAGCCCACCGCCAACGCGCGGCCTACGCCCGCCGCCAGGACCTGACGGACGTACTGCGCCAGCTCGTGGACGAAACGGAGGACTTCTAG